One genomic region from Natrinema caseinilyticum encodes:
- a CDS encoding transglutaminaseTgpA domain-containing protein: MSTESSSHAGGRTVSVETDGPLGADAMRRLALGCVLILTASYVSVLYDVTHVVGGTRSLLSVVGLMLLAATVCARTIRPRTAAVLALSVAGFGFAYYLTAAGVELGVVFNSTDAIVSDTVALATGLPLLRMVQAGIWTLGFAPAPVFLSWYFALRSHYGPSVVLGGVALGFLVLTGDAGTVVTLIGTLAAIGAVALGELEKRGGSIAQADLLTVLFALAICLSLSVTAVPGEPAGPTHIVQGEAGTLEATIDSAPQRSGISGQVDLSPETRFTVESPTRSYWRTGVYDRFAGDEWIRTGQSSRYNGGQINAPPGEYETVEQTVTVETKLGIIPVAPQPLSIKEDTGQRTTISRHGQPRPETPFQKGDSFTVESAIVDAGASELAAAGTDYPDEVTDHYLQTPEGTSSEFRERTAEITAGATTPYETAVAIERHLESSKEYSLDVSQPAGNVAEGFLLEMDEGYCVYFATTMTQMLREEGVPARYVTGYTSGQQIDDDTYLVRGLDAHAWVEVYFPDHGWVRFDPTPGGSRDEVHTERLREARENGNEDADTEESEDVPLPERPDENPDDTDDSEPPQSPPDERPNESPSDPAAPNESDPQDPAAGSNDSASGPDGPGDTTTTVGTWLERFVTFMRETGAFGLVLIVGLAAGVRRTAAATRFRREVGVYWHGFRADPDRDAERAFRRLERLLSHRYRPRRRSESARAYLRSISESADADGRAPIDPRTERVCECYERAIYGDGVSRADADDAISIVDDLARDRLPVIGRIR; encoded by the coding sequence ATGAGTACGGAGTCGTCCAGCCACGCGGGCGGTCGAACGGTTTCGGTCGAGACCGACGGGCCGCTCGGCGCCGACGCGATGCGCCGGCTCGCACTCGGCTGCGTGCTGATCCTGACGGCCTCGTACGTGAGCGTGCTCTACGACGTCACGCACGTCGTCGGTGGGACGCGGTCGCTGCTCTCGGTCGTCGGACTGATGCTCCTCGCGGCGACCGTCTGTGCCCGCACGATCCGCCCGCGGACGGCCGCCGTGCTCGCGCTGTCGGTGGCCGGGTTCGGATTCGCCTACTATCTCACGGCGGCCGGCGTCGAACTCGGTGTCGTCTTCAACTCGACCGACGCCATCGTCTCCGATACCGTGGCGCTCGCGACCGGCCTCCCGCTGCTCCGGATGGTTCAAGCCGGCATCTGGACGCTCGGATTCGCGCCCGCACCGGTCTTTCTCTCGTGGTATTTCGCCCTCCGGAGCCACTACGGCCCGAGCGTCGTTCTCGGCGGGGTCGCACTCGGATTTCTGGTCTTGACAGGCGACGCCGGGACGGTCGTCACACTGATCGGGACCCTCGCCGCGATCGGCGCCGTGGCGTTGGGCGAACTCGAGAAACGGGGAGGTTCGATCGCACAGGCGGACCTGCTGACCGTCCTCTTCGCGCTGGCAATCTGCCTCTCGCTTTCCGTGACGGCGGTTCCCGGCGAACCGGCCGGGCCGACCCACATCGTCCAGGGCGAAGCGGGCACGCTCGAAGCGACGATCGATTCCGCCCCCCAGCGGTCGGGAATCTCCGGTCAGGTCGATCTCTCGCCGGAAACCCGATTCACCGTCGAATCACCGACGCGATCGTACTGGCGGACGGGCGTATACGATCGATTCGCCGGCGACGAGTGGATCCGAACCGGTCAGAGCAGCCGGTACAACGGCGGTCAGATCAACGCCCCGCCCGGCGAGTACGAGACGGTCGAGCAGACGGTCACCGTCGAGACGAAACTGGGCATCATCCCCGTCGCGCCACAGCCGCTTTCGATCAAAGAAGATACCGGACAGCGAACGACCATTTCCAGACACGGCCAACCGCGGCCCGAGACACCGTTTCAAAAGGGCGACAGCTTCACCGTCGAGAGCGCAATCGTCGATGCCGGTGCGAGCGAGCTCGCGGCAGCGGGGACGGACTACCCGGACGAGGTCACCGACCACTACCTCCAGACCCCCGAGGGGACCTCGAGCGAGTTCCGAGAGCGCACCGCGGAGATAACGGCGGGTGCGACCACTCCGTACGAGACCGCGGTCGCGATCGAACGGCACCTCGAATCCTCGAAGGAGTACTCGCTCGACGTTTCCCAACCCGCCGGAAACGTTGCGGAGGGATTCTTGCTCGAGATGGACGAGGGCTACTGCGTCTACTTCGCGACGACGATGACGCAGATGCTCCGCGAGGAAGGGGTCCCGGCCCGGTACGTCACCGGCTACACGAGCGGTCAGCAGATCGACGACGACACGTATCTGGTCCGCGGGCTCGACGCCCACGCCTGGGTCGAGGTCTACTTCCCCGACCACGGCTGGGTTCGGTTCGACCCGACGCCCGGAGGCAGCCGCGACGAGGTCCACACCGAGCGTCTCAGGGAGGCCCGGGAGAACGGAAACGAGGACGCCGATACCGAGGAAAGCGAGGACGTCCCGCTCCCGGAACGGCCCGACGAGAATCCTGACGACACCGACGATTCGGAACCACCGCAGTCACCGCCCGACGAGCGCCCGAACGAATCGCCGTCCGATCCCGCTGCCCCCAACGAAAGCGATCCGCAGGACCCAGCGGCCGGGTCGAACGACAGCGCATCCGGCCCCGACGGACCGGGCGACACCACCACCACTGTCGGGACCTGGCTCGAGCGATTCGTCACGTTCATGCGCGAGACCGGTGCGTTCGGACTGGTGCTGATCGTCGGACTCGCCGCGGGAGTCCGCCGAACTGCCGCGGCGACACGGTTCCGGCGCGAAGTCGGCGTGTACTGGCACGGGTTCCGGGCCGACCCCGACCGCGACGCCGAACGCGCATTCCGACGGCTCGAGCGGCTGCTTTCCCACCGGTACCGGCCACGTCGCCGATCGGAATCCGCACGAGCGTATCTGCGGTCGATTTCGGAATCCG